The Bryobacteraceae bacterium genome includes a window with the following:
- a CDS encoding DNA-directed DNA polymerase, translating to MPLAPLHTHSWYSLLDSTLPPERIAEAAHAARLPAAALTDRDTLAGAVRFYKRARQLGVHPVLGAEVTLATGATLVLLIENRQGYSNLCQLLTESAASVQKSQALEHGSQSPARLNPHGVTFDQLARYSQGLICLAGARSPVAQALLRGRAGDEELQQLQSIYGKNLALELNPSHETALRLARFLVELARRCRVPLAATPEIHYLQPEEWLKFDILQSMRTLTLLGQSHPAKLPPGRYHWHSPDELTRHFGGLPQAIQNTLRIAERCHFDFELGDIRFPQFPCDNPVQLLRAKVQAGLERRYGLSPAPEVLERLRRELAVIEEVGYSGYFLVFADLVEWCRARGIETLARGSAAGSLVCYLLGISNVCPFRFGLCFERFLNRERMQFSKLADIDLDLPWDRRDEVIEHVFERYGPGHAAMIGAIHTFQGRSAVAEIAKVYGIPEREARRFTEHLPRHHGDALEAVLETPECRNLPWNEEPYATVLRIAAELDGIPRHFAMHPCGLVLSSEPLARRMPLFASSKGWLTTHYDMEDVEELGLLKMDLLGQAGLTVLRKTLDNIESNHGFRPDLSKLDWSDASTWDAIATGNARGVFHIESPAMTSLLVMTDCRDIDTLTAVESIIRPGAANEGKKLAFARRKQGLEPVQYAHPSLEPLLADTYGLMAFEEHILLVANGFAGMPWGRADLLRRALVKNRDAALIDQLGQEFRQSALALGRSPEDTQRVWQLVSEFRGYMFNKAHSAAYAVEAFSGAWLKTRYPVEFLAAVLSSRRGFYAPIVYVLEALRLGARFLPPDIHLSDPRRFAVRGAEIRLPLDQVRGLSQATLDRIVSHRPFRDPGDFYRRVQPDRPEWLALLKAGALDTFGEPRGGLFWRLQRLETYGAPGRRLIEPEPPPPFEPSAENRARWEAEVLGFPVSVHPLALWGGHVAWNSFLSAADLARRQHEFYGKTVRVAGLVVADRRHPTPNGVMKFVTLADWTGFLEAALFADVYRNYGHLTVQPVIGLEAVVEPFDNRRGFTLRVLRVLPLRVSSHPQAAAASEPCFPQPRGSKLP from the coding sequence ATGCCCCTCGCTCCGCTCCACACCCACAGTTGGTACTCCCTCCTCGACTCCACCCTGCCCCCGGAGCGCATCGCCGAAGCCGCGCACGCCGCCCGCCTCCCCGCCGCCGCCCTCACCGACCGCGACACCCTCGCCGGTGCCGTCCGTTTCTACAAACGCGCCCGCCAGCTCGGCGTCCACCCCGTCCTCGGCGCGGAAGTCACCTTGGCCACCGGTGCCACCCTCGTCCTCCTCATCGAAAACCGCCAGGGCTACTCGAACCTCTGCCAACTCCTCACAGAATCAGCAGCTTCAGTCCAGAAATCTCAAGCACTTGAACATGGCTCCCAGAGCCCTGCCCGTCTCAACCCCCACGGCGTCACCTTCGACCAGCTCGCCCGCTACAGCCAGGGCCTCATCTGCCTCGCCGGCGCCCGCTCCCCCGTCGCCCAGGCCCTCCTCCGCGGCCGTGCGGGCGACGAAGAACTCCAGCAGCTCCAGTCGATTTACGGCAAAAACCTCGCCCTCGAACTCAACCCCAGCCACGAAACCGCCCTCCGCCTCGCCCGCTTCCTCGTCGAGCTCGCCCGCCGCTGCCGCGTCCCCCTCGCCGCCACACCGGAGATCCACTATCTCCAGCCGGAAGAATGGCTCAAGTTCGACATCCTCCAGTCCATGCGCACCCTCACCCTGCTCGGCCAGTCCCACCCTGCGAAACTCCCGCCCGGCCGCTACCACTGGCACTCGCCCGACGAACTCACCCGCCACTTCGGCGGCCTGCCCCAGGCCATCCAGAACACCCTCCGCATCGCCGAGCGCTGCCACTTCGATTTCGAACTCGGCGACATCCGCTTCCCCCAGTTCCCCTGCGACAACCCCGTCCAGCTTTTGCGCGCCAAAGTTCAGGCAGGACTCGAACGCCGCTACGGCCTCTCTCCCGCCCCGGAAGTCCTCGAGCGCCTCCGCCGCGAACTCGCCGTCATCGAAGAAGTCGGCTACTCGGGCTACTTCCTCGTCTTCGCCGATCTGGTCGAGTGGTGCCGCGCGCGCGGCATTGAAACGCTCGCCCGCGGCTCCGCCGCCGGCAGCCTCGTCTGTTACCTGCTCGGCATCAGCAACGTCTGCCCCTTCCGCTTCGGCCTGTGTTTCGAGCGCTTTCTCAACCGCGAGCGCATGCAGTTCTCGAAGCTCGCCGACATCGACCTCGACCTCCCCTGGGACCGCCGCGACGAGGTCATCGAACACGTCTTCGAACGGTACGGCCCCGGGCACGCCGCCATGATCGGCGCCATCCACACCTTCCAGGGCCGCTCCGCCGTCGCCGAAATCGCCAAGGTCTACGGCATCCCCGAGCGCGAAGCCCGCCGCTTCACCGAGCACCTTCCCCGCCACCACGGCGACGCCCTTGAAGCCGTCCTCGAAACCCCCGAGTGCCGCAACCTCCCCTGGAACGAAGAACCCTACGCCACCGTCCTCCGCATCGCCGCCGAACTCGACGGCATCCCCCGCCACTTCGCCATGCACCCCTGCGGCCTCGTCCTCAGCTCCGAGCCCCTCGCCCGCCGCATGCCCCTCTTCGCCTCCTCCAAAGGCTGGCTCACCACCCACTACGACATGGAGGACGTCGAGGAACTCGGCCTGCTCAAAATGGACCTGCTCGGCCAGGCCGGCCTCACCGTCCTTCGCAAAACGCTCGACAACATCGAGTCCAACCACGGCTTCCGCCCGGACTTATCCAAACTCGACTGGAGCGACGCCTCCACCTGGGACGCCATCGCCACCGGCAACGCCCGCGGCGTCTTCCACATCGAGTCCCCCGCCATGACCAGCCTCCTCGTCATGACCGATTGCCGCGACATCGACACCCTCACCGCCGTCGAGTCCATCATCCGCCCCGGCGCCGCCAACGAGGGCAAAAAGCTCGCCTTCGCCCGCCGCAAGCAGGGCCTCGAACCCGTCCAGTACGCTCACCCGTCACTCGAACCTTTGCTCGCCGACACCTACGGCCTCATGGCTTTCGAGGAACACATCCTGCTCGTCGCCAACGGCTTCGCCGGCATGCCCTGGGGCCGCGCCGACCTCCTCCGCCGCGCCCTCGTCAAGAACCGCGACGCCGCCTTGATCGATCAGCTCGGCCAGGAATTCCGCCAGTCCGCCCTCGCCCTCGGCCGCTCCCCCGAGGACACCCAGCGCGTCTGGCAACTCGTCAGCGAGTTCCGCGGCTACATGTTCAACAAGGCCCACTCGGCCGCCTACGCCGTCGAAGCCTTCTCCGGCGCCTGGCTCAAGACCCGCTACCCGGTCGAGTTCCTCGCCGCCGTCCTCAGCTCCCGCCGCGGCTTCTACGCCCCCATCGTCTACGTTCTCGAAGCCCTCCGCCTCGGCGCCCGCTTCCTCCCGCCCGACATTCATCTGTCCGATCCCCGCCGCTTCGCCGTCCGCGGCGCGGAGATCCGCCTCCCCCTGGACCAGGTCCGCGGCCTGTCCCAGGCCACCCTCGACCGCATCGTCTCGCACCGCCCCTTCCGCGACCCCGGAGACTTCTACCGCCGCGTCCAGCCGGACCGCCCCGAGTGGCTCGCCCTGCTCAAAGCCGGCGCCCTCGACACCTTCGGCGAACCCCGCGGCGGCCTCTTCTGGCGCCTCCAGCGCCTGGAAACCTACGGCGCGCCCGGCCGCCGCCTCATCGAGCCCGAGCCCCCGCCCCCCTTCGAGCCCTCGGCCGAAAACCGCGCCCGCTGGGAGGCCGAAGTCCTCGGATTTCCGGTCAGCGTCCACCCGCTCGCCCTCTGGGGCGGCCATGTCGCCTGGAACAGCTTCCTCTCCGCCGCCGATCTCGCCCGCCGCCAGCACGAGTTCTACGGCAAAACCGTCCGCGTCGCCGGCCTCGTCGTCGCCGACCGCCGCCACCCCACGCCCAACGGCGTCATGAAGTTCGTCACCCTCGCCGACTGGACCGGCTTCCTCGAAGCCGCCCTCTTCGCCGATGTCTACCGCAACTACGGCCACTTGACCGTCCAGCCCGTCATCGGCCTGGAAGCCGTCGTCGAGCCCTTCGACAACCGCCGCGGCTTCACCCTCCGCGTCCTCCGCGTCCTCCCCCTGCGGGTTTCCAGCCACCCCCAGGCGGCGGCTGCATCCGAACCGTGTTTTCCTCAGCCGCGCGGAAGCAAACTCCCATGA
- a CDS encoding iron-sulfur cluster assembly scaffold protein codes for MYSERLLEHFRNPRHAGVLEPPAVVIDAENAACGDWLRLSALIENGIIVKAAFQVKGCTASIACGSALAEWLHGRRLEELRTGGREAVRRAIQGAVGELPAASRHAAELCADGVQALLRALGWAV; via the coding sequence TTGTATTCAGAGCGATTGCTGGAACATTTCCGCAACCCGCGCCATGCGGGAGTGCTGGAGCCGCCGGCGGTGGTGATCGATGCGGAGAACGCAGCCTGCGGGGATTGGCTGCGGCTGAGCGCCCTCATCGAAAACGGAATCATCGTCAAGGCGGCGTTCCAGGTGAAAGGCTGCACGGCGTCGATCGCGTGCGGGTCGGCTCTGGCGGAGTGGCTCCATGGCAGGCGGCTGGAGGAGTTGCGGACAGGCGGCCGGGAGGCCGTGCGCAGGGCCATTCAGGGTGCCGTGGGGGAACTGCCGGCGGCCTCGCGCCACGCGGCGGAACTCTGCGCGGACGGCGTGCAGGCGCTGCTCAGGGCCCTTGGGTGGGCGGTCTGA